Proteins from one Erysipelothrix larvae genomic window:
- a CDS encoding helix-turn-helix domain-containing protein: protein MLLNYNKKVQRIVRILESMITGDGWIAIKQLSHINDCTERTIYNDVNYLVKNWGHMIPLDISHTHIVYPKSAIGNIQYVRERILANQGITKLMKLIIEKPHNSIEFYAGQINLGVQSTRYMLSDLEKSLSLYDIELNTKTKKIYIHGDELRVRYFCATFYYLFQRCFKLEPSSVEHGVTVNYYMKNHAILSRYLRYIEQVSILRFKSGFKMKSQVVKWDLENDVNATLLEFIDTLSLEDERIKPYDKELFGTIEAMGYAIEPRDTNRVRMILAMITFMYHEIYSIKDIRINTATLFILNYSKVNCERFKSNEMRLLSVLSNFTKDAQAVMSPFLFTLDSLFPLDHEKYSSRYVIFSGTSHEHSKAVARYMDDYFPNNMYIVYDGKTELQIPRSDDLYSFCEKHRCVGIISTIGFPYKLDIPTLTVSDYFVGSDIGRIFDFINETCHQEITF from the coding sequence ATGCTGTTAAACTACAATAAGAAAGTACAGCGTATTGTACGAATTCTGGAATCAATGATTACAGGGGATGGATGGATTGCGATTAAACAATTATCACACATCAATGATTGCACAGAGCGCACGATTTATAATGATGTGAATTACCTGGTTAAGAACTGGGGTCATATGATTCCACTTGATATTTCACACACACATATAGTTTATCCAAAGTCTGCGATTGGCAACATTCAGTATGTACGTGAACGCATCCTTGCCAATCAAGGGATTACGAAACTGATGAAACTTATTATTGAAAAACCACACAATAGCATTGAGTTTTATGCAGGTCAAATTAATCTTGGCGTTCAATCAACCCGCTATATGCTTTCTGATTTAGAAAAATCATTGAGTCTGTATGATATCGAATTAAATACCAAAACCAAAAAAATATATATTCATGGGGATGAATTAAGAGTACGCTATTTCTGCGCAACTTTTTATTATTTATTCCAACGCTGTTTCAAACTCGAACCCAGTAGTGTTGAACATGGTGTTACGGTAAATTATTATATGAAAAACCACGCTATTTTATCGCGCTATCTTCGGTATATTGAACAAGTTTCGATTTTGCGGTTTAAAAGTGGATTTAAAATGAAATCACAGGTTGTAAAATGGGACCTTGAAAATGATGTCAATGCAACCTTACTCGAGTTTATCGATACTTTAAGTCTTGAAGATGAACGCATTAAGCCCTATGATAAAGAACTTTTCGGTACAATCGAAGCGATGGGTTATGCGATTGAACCTCGAGATACCAATCGAGTCCGTATGATACTTGCAATGATTACGTTTATGTATCACGAAATATACAGTATTAAAGACATCCGAATTAACACCGCTACACTCTTTATCTTGAATTATTCAAAAGTAAACTGTGAACGGTTTAAATCAAATGAAATGCGGCTTCTTAGTGTGCTTTCTAATTTCACAAAAGATGCCCAAGCGGTGATGTCTCCGTTTCTATTTACCTTGGATTCATTGTTTCCATTGGATCATGAGAAATACAGCAGCCGTTATGTGATTTTCAGTGGAACCAGTCATGAACATTCTAAAGCAGTAGCCCGTTACATGGATGACTACTTTCCAAATAATATGTACATTGTCTATGATGGTAAAACGGAACTTCAAATACCCAGAAGTGATGATCTCTACAGTTTCTGTGAGAAACATCGGTGTGTTGGGATCATCTCAACCATTGGATTTCCTTATAAACTGGATATTCCGACCTTAACCGTCAGTGACTATTTTGTAGGCAGTGATATTGGACGCATCTTTGATTTTATCAATGAAACCTGTCATCAAGAAATAACATTTTAA
- a CDS encoding ABC transporter ATP-binding protein: MKEDLKLSRKQQWQTLLRLLTYLKPMKKTLIISVFFLFIAVGSDLIGPILIKQIVDTQILRNPLDIQAIALLISGYFLSQLVVSIFRYLYTYRFFSIGNRVTQEIRLELFEKLQFLGMRYFDKTPAGSIVSRVTNDTDAIQEMLVSVVSVAFSSSVLIVAIVITMFYLNVTLALICVSFIPLALIVVMIYQKYSTRNYETARSKLSALNTKLAESISGMGIIQVFNQQKRLADEFANTNYEYYQARMKTLKLDGLLLYPIIHLLTALTLGTVLLYMGFQSFSHTVTAGLILVFVDYVYRLYDPLFQIMDRLSIFQQAIVSAARVFAILDHEEMAPSQDANAVNEISDAKIEFRDVTFSYDGKHNVLNNISFTVNPGETVALVGHTGSGKSSIINVMMRFYEFFEGDVLIDNQSIRSYPMPHLREKMSLVLQDPFIYYGTIADNVKLLNPNITRQQVEDACRFVQADDFIQTLPETYDYQVSERGASFSTGQKQLLAFARTIVTNPKILILDEATANIDTETESLIQEGLQRIRKGRTTIAIAHRLSTIKDANQILVLEEGHIVERGTHESLLSQKGIYYNMYQLQKQNMDSQ; the protein is encoded by the coding sequence ATGAAAGAAGATTTAAAACTCAGTCGAAAACAGCAGTGGCAAACACTGTTGCGCTTATTAACCTATTTAAAACCCATGAAGAAAACACTGATAATTTCAGTCTTCTTCTTATTTATCGCAGTTGGGTCTGATCTAATTGGCCCTATCTTAATTAAACAGATTGTGGATACTCAAATCCTTAGAAACCCACTTGATATCCAAGCAATTGCCTTGCTCATCAGTGGCTACTTTCTATCACAACTTGTTGTATCCATCTTCCGGTATCTGTACACGTATCGATTCTTTTCTATAGGGAATCGTGTGACTCAAGAGATTCGTCTTGAACTCTTTGAGAAACTTCAATTCTTAGGCATGCGTTATTTTGATAAAACACCCGCTGGAAGTATTGTGTCGCGTGTTACCAATGATACAGATGCCATTCAAGAAATGCTTGTGAGTGTTGTTTCTGTTGCCTTTAGCAGTTCAGTTTTGATTGTCGCAATTGTGATTACGATGTTTTATCTGAATGTGACCCTTGCCTTAATCTGTGTTTCATTTATTCCACTGGCTCTGATTGTGGTTATGATATACCAAAAATACAGTACCCGTAATTATGAAACAGCACGCAGTAAACTCAGTGCACTCAATACAAAACTAGCAGAGTCAATTTCTGGGATGGGAATTATTCAAGTCTTCAACCAACAAAAACGACTTGCCGATGAATTTGCAAACACAAACTATGAGTACTACCAAGCACGCATGAAAACCTTAAAGCTGGATGGATTATTGCTTTACCCAATCATTCACTTACTCACAGCCCTTACCTTAGGAACCGTATTACTTTATATGGGATTTCAATCATTTTCCCACACAGTAACTGCAGGGCTTATCTTAGTATTCGTAGACTATGTATACCGATTATATGATCCACTCTTTCAAATCATGGATCGCTTATCCATCTTCCAACAAGCCATTGTCTCTGCAGCGCGTGTCTTTGCCATCTTAGATCATGAAGAAATGGCACCTTCACAAGATGCCAATGCAGTCAATGAAATCTCTGATGCTAAGATTGAGTTTCGTGATGTGACCTTCTCCTATGATGGGAAACATAATGTACTCAACAACATCTCCTTTACTGTCAACCCAGGTGAAACGGTTGCCTTAGTGGGTCATACTGGAAGTGGAAAGAGTTCAATTATCAACGTAATGATGCGTTTCTATGAATTCTTTGAAGGGGATGTTCTCATCGACAATCAATCCATTCGTTCTTACCCAATGCCGCACTTACGTGAAAAAATGAGTCTGGTTCTACAAGACCCTTTTATTTATTACGGTACGATAGCGGATAATGTGAAACTTCTAAACCCAAATATTACGCGTCAACAAGTTGAAGATGCGTGTCGTTTTGTACAAGCAGACGATTTTATTCAAACATTGCCTGAAACCTACGATTATCAAGTATCAGAGCGGGGTGCATCCTTTTCTACAGGACAAAAACAACTCCTTGCTTTTGCTCGAACCATTGTCACCAATCCTAAAATCTTAATTCTTGATGAAGCAACCGCAAACATTGATACTGAAACCGAATCCTTAATCCAAGAAGGACTCCAACGAATTCGTAAAGGTCGTACAACCATCGCGATTGCACACCGTTTGTCAACCATAAAAGATGCCAATCAAATCTTAGTTTTAGAAGAAGGTCATATTGTTGAGCGGGGTACCCATGAATCCTTGCTTTCGCAAAAAGGCATTTACTACAATATGTATCAGCTCCAAAAACAAAACATGGACTCCCAATAG